In a genomic window of Mus pahari chromosome 8, PAHARI_EIJ_v1.1, whole genome shotgun sequence:
- the Rnase9 gene encoding inactive ribonuclease-like protein 9 produces the protein MKSLVIKFAQPLPLLLLLLLLPPKLQGNYWDYREYELDPEFYDLLREYESTGPTKPPTVKRIIEMITVGDQPLHEDNYCNTELKIKQIHYKGRCYKEHYIAGVPYGELTKACHGKRVKCKNGVKFCRRSMHLIEGVRCVLEEGQRMSNCTYKTILMTGYPVVTCQWDEEIKDFIPNHIYNMSLPK, from the coding sequence ATGAAGTCTTTGGTCATCAAGTTCGCACAGCCTTTgccattgttgctgctgctgctgctgctgccaccgaAGCTGCAGGGGAACTATTGGGATTACAGGGAATATGAACTAGACCCAGAATTTTATGACCTCCTTAGGGAATATGAGAGTACCGGGCCTACCAAACCACCTACCGTAAAAAGAATCATAGAAATGATCACCGTTGGTGACCAACCCTTGCATGAGGACAATTACTGCAACACTGAACTCAAGATTAAACAGATTCACTATAAGGGGCGCTGTTACAAAGAACACTACATTGCAGGAGTGCCCTATGGTGAGCTAACAAAAGCCTGTCATGGTAAACGAGTGAAGTGTAAGAATGGTGTTAAATTTTGCAGAAGAAGCATGCATCTAATCGAGGGGGTGCGGTGTGTTTTAGAAGAAGGACAGCGAATGTCAAACTGCACATATAAAACCATCCTCATGACCGGTTATCCAGTTGTCACTTGTCAATGGGatgaagaaatcaaagattttATTCCTaaccatatatataatatgtcacTACCCAAGTAG